Genomic DNA from Corylus avellana chromosome ca4, CavTom2PMs-1.0:
GCAGTTGCTGAGTTGATTTGAAGGGTGACTAGAGAGTTGGTGTATAATTTtgatttgtaaattgtaatagtttttctttttcatctttgaGTTGTTTACTTTGTATTTACAGCCcctttaatttgtaattttgtatgGTTTAATTGATATGTTAATATCAAATGTGTAATAATGTAATAGGAAATGGAATTGTTTGATTAAGATTCTAAGAATTTAGGATACTTGGATAATTGGATTGAAGAGTCAGAGAGTTAAGAGTAGGATACATACTGCTACTGCATGGTACTTATGccaaattcaatatattttatGATTCTATTCATGTTTTGTGATTAAAACcattatttgatttgtttatgtTAGCATTTAGCAAATtagtgtcaatttttttgtttaatgttaAGATTTTGcagtaaaaaaaaactctaatgcACATAAACAAGCCGAGCTCGACCAAAATAGATGAGCTCGAACGGGGTTCCAATCctctcgagctcgagcctgccCATATAGTAAACAAGCCGAGCCTGAACAAAAGAAGCTCGCTTAGCCTCATCTCGTTTACACCCATGCAGCACGCATTAGCCATCAAACTATATTCTGaaaattttactaattaattCATTTATACTTTCAGTACTAAATTTGTAATAACATGAAACAAAAATGCATTTGTTGATGAATTTTTCATTGCAATATGTTGATCATGAAGAATATTCAAACATGGAACTTGAGTTTATTCAAAGGTTTGAGCTGGGTCGTCGACCTTTtcgaggtaaaaaaaaaaagaagagtgatCGACGTTATCCTGGTTGCCGACCTGACCTTCCCGAGGAAAAAaatgggggagagagagagagagagagagagagagagaggtgatgCATTGCAACAAATGAAGCtcttgagagaaaaaagtagggataataacttttttagtacccAAGTTtgaacttttttactttttttccccTAGGGTTCCAAAACAGTCACAAATGGTACTTGACCTataggaaaagacaaaattgatACCTCCATTAGACTCTGTTACATGTGTCACCATATAAAAATGTCACGtgtactaaaaataaaaaataataataaaaactaaacctaaaaaataaaaataaaaaattgaaaatttcatggggtggccggccaccccctacaGCCCCTCTGGGGGTTGTTTAGCCACCCCCAAGAACCAAAAAGGGGGCCCCTTTttggccatgggagtggcttgGCCCAGCTACCccctttttggcccttgggccaccccttttttagaggccgaaccaccctcaagggccTTAGGGGTAGTTCGACCACCCCAAGAGGGGGTGACttcggccactcccatggcctctagaggtggccgagccacccccaagggctttgggggtggtttcggccaccccatttttggccataggaggtagccgaaccacccccaaggccttggaatggttcagccacccccaaaccggccttgggggtgggccacccccaatggccaaaatagGGGTCAttggccaccccaattttttttttttttttaggtttcgttttatttatttattattattatttcgtTAAGGACATGTAGTATATTTTGAGAGTGGCATGTAGCAAACTGTTAATTTTTTCTCACAGAATCTAACGGAGGTATCAATTTCGTCTTTTCCCATAAGTCAGGTACCATTTGTAACTGTTTTGGAACCCTAggggaaaaagtaaaaaattgcaaactttggtactaaaaaagttattaatcttaaaaagtaaaatgataTCAGAGATCCTAACACAAAACTTGCAgtatgacaatatatatatagcttgaaaACTATACTAGTAGTAGTAACTATTAATCTTTCTGAAAACCTTGCGAAGTTACATTAATACAATAACTGATACCACAGCCGATGATAGCATGAATCTCAGATGTAGTAATGTTGCTTCTAAAATATTGATCACAACAACTCCACAAGACTAGGCTGCTCCCAATGGTAGCCGTCCAAGGTTCAGCTctttttaacactaaaaaagggGTGACTGATCCTCTCCACTTCCTTCAGACGGACTAAAATTGGAAGACAATATTAAGCAATACTGGCTTACTCTGAGTCTGATGAGTCTGACTTTGCGCTTTGCCTAACGTTCCTTCTGGAGTGTGAACCAGATCTTGACGGATTTAGAGACGATTCACCCTCAAAAAAGATAACTTGAGCTTTAGCCAACCTTTCCTCCAGTTCCTCTGTGCTAAACTCATCTGTTCCACCAAGCTGATCGAATCCTACCTGAAACACATTACGTTGGAGCTAGTAATGTTAAACAGAGTGAAAGACCCCAGAAACAGAATAATCATATAACAATATAGATGGGGGTTCCATCGATTGTATGCATATTTTTACTCTACGTACCACATAGTCATCTACTTTGGCATTCTTTATGAGGGCAAGGGTTGGCAAAACAACGATCTTGAGCTTCTCCGCCAAGAATGGACTTTTCTCAGCATGGATTTTCACAAAACGTGTCTCTATATGCTGCTTTGCCAATATACTCAAGTGTTTGTCCATCACCTgcaaataaacaataaacataaattgtttCCCCAAAATCTTGAGTCTATATCAGAATATCATTGCCACTTTTTTTATTGGTAGTAAGGGAATTTATTCATTACATCTAATAGCTAGAAAGGAGTAAAATAGCACAGTGATCTCTTCATGGTGCCATGCCACCCAAAAAAAACAGCTAGTCTATATAAACCTTTACATAGATAAAAAGAAACAGTAGACTTGCATTTGGAGAGAATAACAGAACTCTTCCCTTAAATCCTCAAGTATTTGAGGGATACCAAAAAGGACGCCTAGATGTAGGAGGTTGTCTAGACCTGAGATGAAGAAACAGAGAAGGGGTAGCTACACCATGGAAATATTGACACATATAGACAGTACATCAGTTTACTGGGATTGAGATCAGAACCATCCCAGTAGCTTTGGGTGGGGTGGCAATCCCCATCTCTTTTTTCTATGTGCTTTCTCATTTTAAGCAATTCATTTCAAAATGAAAGTCCTACATTAGAGCTATTGTACCACATGCAATACCATAGGCAATGCAAGCGATCTCGATCCAACTCAGCGAGACTTCTATCTTAATTATATTTGTCACCAACAAAAGAGTACCATCATCAGAATCTAAAAGCAAGATTACATGTTTAACATCCCCAttcttttctcatatttatttatttgataatcTTTTTTATTAGTAAGATTTTGAATCAAAGGCCTACCCACAACCCAATCCCAATCCTTTAGCAGCCAAGCCTTGAGGCCATGTATAACAAAGTCCCTCATTCCAAAGGAAATTTAGCTAAGGATGAGAGATATGGAGACTGTTCTCCAACTAATAGATACCAATATGGTTTTTTTCTAATagatcctaaaaaaaaatatcaagatgTTTGAACAGCCTTACAACAACTCTTATGTGATAGCAGTATTAAATGAATCACAGAATCAAAGTATCTAGGAGTTAAAGAGGCCTGGTAAAAAGCACTATTTACCAAAAAGGGTAAACATGGGATGGCTTGAAAAATATTCTCCTTGACACACATCAGTCTATATAAGCTTCAACACAGGATTAAGTTTTTGAGCTCCGTCAATCTATTGATAAATGGAAAAATCAGAACCATATAAAGCTGAAATAGTAAAATCTGAagcatataatttaaaaataatgatttaggataaattaaatattatatatctttcacacaaacacacaaaagcACATAGaacatgaagaagaaagaaagataaaaattgagCCAAATGCGAAAGTACGAAAGGGACCTTGCAGGGCCAGTTGTCGCGGTAGAAATGGCAGACGACGCGATCGCTGGCCTTGACGGCGGCGAAGAAGTCCTTCTCGGAGGGGATCTCGGTGTAGTCGCTGTGTCCGAGGGAGATCCAACGGTTCCGCTTCTCcgccatcttcttcatctgctGCAGCCTCCTCTCCCTCAGCGCCTCTATATCGTCCATGTCCATCCGATCTAGCGCCGATATCTCATCGTCCAGCTTCTCCTCCACCGCCTTAGCCACCGTCAGCACCTGCTTTGCCAGAATCTGCGCACCAAAAATTCAATGCCTATACATATATGTATGGACAAaaagacagagacagagacagagagagacggagagagaTACCTCTTGAACCATGGAGTTCTCCATTGTTGAATTCAGAGAGATCTGAATCGAAATGAGAAATTGAAAATGGCAGGCAGGGAGAAGAAGAGGGAGATAGAGATTGAGGCATAGATATACTACGGTGTCGTTTCATGTTTAaaatcagatcattttgaaacgtctttttctttttcctgtgtACGAAAATTTTGAATGTGATTTGTGTCTGGAAGCTTGGGTTGCCGGGTTGGGCACCTTGTCGGGTTAATGGGCCTGGGCAAGCGCACCCCCCACcccaactttttttatttttttattttttttttaacttaaccGATTGTTTACATGTGAGAATATAAAGAAGAGATATactatagtgtaataaaaagattatatttaGCCCATAAAAGTTTTAAGTGACAAGATGCTATAGGTCCATTAATGGGTAGGGTCACAGCAACTACGGATGAGGCCTATAGCTTCTTGCCACTTAAGACTTTTATGgataaaaaataatctttttatttcactatagcatttctctataaagaaaaaaactattGCATCTTAAATTCGAAAAACTTAACTAGCTAAGCTTTCCATATATGTATAGTACATAAAATCCAACCCAACCAATTTCAAACAGGATTTCCTGCTCCACTTTAACTCTGCTTGAGCACCCATCGAGCGGTGCTCTAGCAGTGCCCTAAAGTCGTTCAACATTAGTCGTCTTCACTCCAAAAGAACTCATCCTTGAGGTATTACTCGGATATGGCGGCTCTACTTCATTAGCACTTCAACCACATAATGTTAAGGGTACCAAGTGTTGTCACACAGCTACAATGAAGCCGCTCCTCGCCCCCTTTTTGCAAATTCGGGCCCTTAAAATTGATGTGTCGTCATATTGTGTCTTCTTTGGCTTGGGGAGGGGGCAGCCCGCCCCCAAGCCATAGGGTGGtctccaaatttttatttttatttttaaatatacctttaaaaattaacttttgccccccaaattttaatttttttaaattttgtcacCTCAAACTAAACGTTGTAGTTCTGCCCCTACGTGTCGGTGTAAGTAACAACCATTGCACAAGGTAACTAACATGCTCCCTTTTGCCACCCGCGACAAACCCTCCTCCAACATATTATACTTGGCCTTAACCGCCGACCGGCCAAAACCCACTGTCTTTTTTGATAGTCTCTATTCTCCTCCATCACATTAAAGCATCTACATTGAGCTTTTcgaataaaagttaaatttgaagagaaaaactcacgtttttaaatttgaagagtcacttttaaaatgaactaaatattaaattttttatatctttttctactttaattaattattattattttcttattttttaattctattttttgttcttggtaGACGGGcgagagagaaaatgaatatataaaattaaaaaattaaataacttttactttttggcACATAGTATTTAGAGAACCTTGTTGATcaaagcaaaattaaaaataaagcatatagtttgttaaatgattctttttgtcggtttaaaaaaaaaaaaaatcaaatttaaagaacTCGGGATGCTCTTGCAGTGACAAGTTGCACTTCTTGTTGAAGAGGTGGTCTGGTGGTAGGTGGCCTTCAACTGGCTTTGCATTAACCCCATTGCCTACTCCAAAAGAGTCTCCATTCCCATATGTCGCAATTCAGAATGGGTTCTCCCATCAATCTAACAATTGCATCCTGAATTTTGTGTAACACTTGCTATATCTCGCACCAAAACTCTATGAACTCGGCTCTCGAAAGAGCCTCTCCCTTTCAATTGACATTGTTAAAGAAGTTGCTATTGTTGCATAGGGCCTCCAATTCACTCAATTTGGCCTCtcttcgttttgttttgttttttttttttttaaatgaacatCCCAAATCTCTACCACCTCAAAGATTCATGGGAATtttctgctaaaaaaaaaaaaaaaaaaattcaaaactcctCATTCCATTTTCAACATAGTCCCTTAAGGGCACAAGAGCTTAAACTGATTGAGATTAAACAAGTCATACAAGAGCTTCCAGTTTCTCAAGAACTACAGAAAAAGATAGCCAACATTTTATTTATGCAGAAGTAGCTAATCCCACCAAACACACATTAATTCTAACTTGCTAATTAAGTATctttttactctctctc
This window encodes:
- the LOC132177621 gene encoding thioredoxin domain-containing protein 9 homolog, with product MENSMVQEILAKQVLTVAKAVEEKLDDEISALDRMDMDDIEALRERRLQQMKKMAEKRNRWISLGHSDYTEIPSEKDFFAAVKASDRVVCHFYRDNWPCKVMDKHLSILAKQHIETRFVKIHAEKSPFLAEKLKIVVLPTLALIKNAKVDDYVVGFDQLGGTDEFSTEELEERLAKAQVIFFEGESSLNPSRSGSHSRRNVRQSAKSDSSDSE